A genome region from Desulfovibrio sp. JC010 includes the following:
- a CDS encoding GGDEF domain-containing protein — translation MSAEYIAENEASLMEELLSVRDRFCTKNEVCTSHECPEGLAVLRVCPGMTLEAWEILAERHGLNDWLTMPLDRNMTPHLNHVQSVLQELSYKTEHDPLTGLSNRRVFERTLDQEIERSRRNKTPVSLAILDLDDFKQINDNWGHLKGDEVLIDFAELLARNSRRYDLVARIGGEEFAIIFSGVGLIKSQQLLERLLEKVRELKFSIPGSTDYFSMTSSAGISCYKGMVDIEMHELIDKADKALYEAKKSGKDQVQTADILDFESVTKESLVHADEKKFLFTGN, via the coding sequence ATGAGCGCTGAGTACATCGCTGAAAATGAAGCCAGCCTTATGGAAGAACTTCTTTCTGTGCGGGACAGGTTCTGCACAAAAAATGAAGTATGCACCTCCCATGAGTGCCCGGAAGGACTGGCCGTATTGCGGGTCTGCCCGGGCATGACACTTGAAGCGTGGGAAATCCTCGCGGAACGGCACGGCCTGAACGACTGGCTGACCATGCCCCTCGACCGGAACATGACCCCGCATTTGAACCATGTCCAATCCGTGCTGCAGGAACTTTCCTACAAAACAGAGCACGACCCCCTGACCGGGCTTTCCAACCGCAGGGTCTTTGAACGGACCCTTGATCAGGAAATTGAACGGTCCCGCAGGAACAAGACCCCGGTCAGCCTTGCCATACTTGATCTGGATGATTTCAAACAGATCAACGACAACTGGGGACACCTCAAAGGCGATGAAGTGCTGATCGATTTCGCGGAGCTGCTGGCCCGCAATTCAAGGCGCTACGACCTTGTGGCCCGCATCGGCGGAGAGGAGTTTGCTATCATTTTTTCCGGTGTGGGGTTAATCAAATCCCAACAACTGCTGGAACGGCTGCTGGAAAAAGTGCGGGAACTGAAATTCTCCATACCGGGCAGTACTGACTATTTTTCAATGACCTCTTCTGCGGGAATTTCCTGCTACAAAGGTATGGTGGACATTGAAATGCATGAACTGATCGACAAAGCTGACAAGGCCCTTTACGAGGCCAAAAAGTCCGGCAAAGATCAGGTCCAGACAGCAGATATCCTTGATTTCGAATCCGTGACCAAGGAAAGCCTTGTTCATGCGGATGAAAAGAAATTTTTATTCACGGGCAACTAA